The Hydra vulgaris chromosome 11, alternate assembly HydraT2T_AEP genome contains a region encoding:
- the LOC136086859 gene encoding uncharacterized protein LOC136086859 — MFVRSKERLFKKFNILQNEFKNKQKIKNGKLTTHTKNAVLNLCNTKIPNNQNDLLNLGPNFVPSLKHISYMDIIATTESFALKLEYNSKIENAQDLRKNVLKELKMGKKISQNLTREQRKALKDIKEHKLVDIYPFVKGNGFVRIEHEKALERIRDQIGQTKGLSEDPTSSYAIKIKTYLSQLNKKQRFSKTEYDSIYPSDPIPPRMYGLIKAHKPEKAYPMRIVVSTIGTPIYVISNYLVKTIQPILNKNKTCLKTSFDFINKANSWNVDENEVQVSFVVINLYPSTPLNEASLILIDHLNKDDSYRCSTKLTISETKTLIELCLHRCYFLWNKEIHELKNSGPIGLSFMVVLTESFLQHHEENAFKIAKTLNPPLDLKSYLRYVDDSHARSKKQRNLK, encoded by the coding sequence ATGTTTGTAAGATCAAAAGAAAgattattcaaaaagtttaatattctTCAAAACGAATttaagaataaacaaaaaattaaaaacggtAAATTAACTACACATACTAAGAACGCTGTTTTGAACCTATGCAATACTAAAATTCCTAATAACCAAAATGATCTTCTTAATCTTGGTCCAAACTTTGTACCTTCTTTAAAACATATCTCTTATATGGATATTATCGCCACAACAGAGTCGTTTGCTTTAAAGCTAGAATATAACAGCAAAATTGAAAATGCGCAGGAtttgagaaaaaatgttttaaaagaacttaaaatgggtaaaaaaattagtcaaaacTTAACAAGAGAGCAAAGAAAAGCTCTAAAGGACATTAAGGAACACAAACTTGTCGATATATATCCGTTTGTTAAGGGTAATGGGTTTGTGAGAATTGAACACGAAAAAGCTTTAGAAAGAATTCGCGATCAAATTGGTCAAACAAAGGGTTTAAGTGAAGATCCTACTTCTAGTTatgctataaaaattaaaacctatctctcacaacttaataaaaaacaaagattttcaaaaacagAATATGACAGTATATATCCAAGTGATCCAATCCCACCTCGTATGTATGGTCTAATTAAGGCTCATAAGCCTGAAAAAGCTTACCCTATGAGAATAGTTGTATCAACTATCGGCACACCTATTTATGTAATATCTAACTACTTAGTTAAAACAATACAACCtatcttaaacaaaaataaaacatgtttgaaaaCTTCTTTTGACTTTATTAACAAAGCAAACTCATGGAATGTAGACGAAAACGAAGTTCAAGTTTCATTCGTTGTAATAAACCTTTATCCATCAACTCCACTTAACGAAGCTAGTTTAATTCTTATagatcatttaaataaagatgattCCTACAGATGTTCTACGAAGCTTACTATATCAGAAACAAAAACACTTATAGAGCTTTGTTTACATCGTTGCTATTTTTTGTGGAACAAAGAGATCCATGAATTAAAGAATTCCGGTCCTATTGGTCTTTCATTCATGGTTGTATTGACAGAATCTTTTCTGCAACATCACGAAGAAAATGCCTTCAAAATTGCAAAGACATTAAATCCTCCTCTCGACTTAAAATCCTATCTAAGATACGTCGATGATAGCCATGCTAGATCCAAGAAGcag